The following coding sequences lie in one Saccharopolyspora hordei genomic window:
- a CDS encoding oxidoreductase, with product MAVVKPWESNGPLTAAEQRLDDLLRQSRSDRVDPDTGAPLDVHAVNHDPERVIRGEFLSRRLVESLEETAGWRPFARRSGRQPVIAVENAVITGRLDLRATELPYLLEFVRCRFELAPDLRQASIAGLVLWHCRLPGLNARNLSTSNDTVLRHCTSTGGIDLADAQLGGSLLFDDSELRNPGGRAVYGDRLTVDGALIGLRLQAAGEIRIPGAKVGGNLTFSGGALRNRGRYALNANGIQVGGSLRCDVDRTSRQPFSVAGVLFMPSAHISGDVRLRDAVLEPGTMPPRRGESKHDDPICTLILDRGDVRGDVQIDQGFRSGGTIRMVSARIGGDLRMGGACVDLSWSRSARAAVEQPMRALHMDGTEVLGNVDASGVQLHGQVRMVDVKVAGSFQLNKARLTGPRTDVLQASRISVGSNLDCRDSDVSGSLQLQGARIGANVDLRAAQLTKPAWHRHKMTYKPSVDLRAATVARDLVCAAGGRPFVAEGEVQLRRAEIGRQANFSGSRLGDGSNRNAINAFGLVVQEFTLLPQVPPQGRIMLRQAQCELLADNAELWAASGGVDVEDFSYDNFTESIEPTDREAVLERLSWLRANSGGRYQPGPYDQLAKVFRGNGTEEHAVTVMIEKQRRRYQAIAAATRPVFRWPVRLWSMLQLVTVSYGFRPLRAMIWLVLLTAAGTTWFSFHELVPINEEDHPVWNPFLYTVDQLVPIINLGHDVMWRAEGSSEWITVVLIAAGWVLATTVAAGITRALRRDP from the coding sequence GTGGCGGTCGTCAAGCCGTGGGAGAGCAACGGTCCGCTGACCGCTGCGGAGCAGCGGTTGGACGACCTGCTGCGGCAGAGCAGGAGTGACCGCGTCGATCCGGACACCGGCGCACCGCTGGACGTGCACGCCGTCAACCACGACCCGGAGCGGGTGATCCGCGGCGAGTTCCTCAGCCGTCGCCTGGTGGAGTCGCTGGAGGAGACGGCCGGCTGGCGGCCGTTCGCGCGCCGCAGCGGTCGGCAACCCGTCATCGCCGTCGAGAACGCGGTCATCACCGGCCGCCTCGACCTGCGGGCCACCGAACTGCCGTACCTGCTGGAGTTCGTCCGCTGCCGGTTCGAGCTCGCCCCCGACCTGCGCCAGGCCAGCATCGCCGGGCTGGTGCTCTGGCACTGCCGCCTGCCCGGCCTGAACGCGCGGAACCTCAGCACCAGCAACGACACGGTGCTGCGGCACTGCACCAGCACCGGCGGCATCGACCTCGCGGACGCGCAGCTGGGCGGCTCCCTGCTGTTCGACGACAGCGAACTGCGCAACCCCGGTGGCCGGGCCGTCTACGGCGACCGGCTGACGGTCGACGGCGCCCTGATCGGGCTGCGGCTGCAGGCCGCCGGCGAGATCCGCATCCCGGGCGCGAAGGTGGGCGGCAACCTCACCTTCTCCGGCGGCGCGCTGCGCAACCGCGGCCGCTACGCGCTCAACGCCAACGGCATCCAGGTCGGCGGCAGCCTGCGCTGCGACGTCGACCGCACCAGCAGGCAGCCCTTCAGCGTGGCCGGGGTGCTGTTCATGCCCAGCGCCCACATCTCCGGTGACGTCCGGCTGCGCGACGCGGTGCTGGAACCCGGCACCATGCCGCCGCGGCGCGGCGAGTCCAAGCACGACGACCCGATCTGCACCCTCATCCTCGACCGCGGTGACGTCCGCGGTGACGTGCAGATCGACCAGGGCTTCCGCAGCGGCGGCACGATCCGCATGGTCAGCGCGCGCATCGGCGGCGACCTGCGGATGGGCGGCGCGTGCGTCGACCTGAGCTGGTCGCGGTCGGCGCGGGCGGCCGTGGAGCAGCCGATGCGCGCGCTGCACATGGACGGCACCGAGGTGCTCGGCAACGTCGACGCCTCCGGGGTCCAGCTGCACGGCCAGGTGCGCATGGTGGACGTCAAGGTCGCCGGGAGCTTCCAGCTCAACAAGGCGCGGCTGACCGGTCCGCGCACCGACGTGCTGCAGGCCAGCCGGATCAGCGTGGGCAGCAACCTGGACTGCCGGGACTCCGACGTTTCCGGCTCGCTGCAGCTGCAGGGCGCCCGCATCGGCGCGAACGTGGACCTGCGCGCGGCACAGCTGACCAAACCCGCCTGGCACCGGCACAAGATGACCTACAAGCCGTCGGTGGACCTGCGCGCCGCCACCGTCGCGCGCGACCTGGTGTGCGCGGCGGGGGGCCGGCCGTTCGTCGCCGAGGGCGAGGTGCAGCTGCGGCGCGCCGAGATCGGCCGGCAGGCCAACTTCTCCGGCAGCCGGCTCGGTGACGGCTCCAACCGCAACGCGATCAACGCGTTCGGCCTGGTGGTGCAGGAGTTCACGCTGCTGCCGCAGGTCCCGCCGCAGGGCCGGATCATGCTGCGCCAGGCGCAGTGCGAGCTGCTGGCGGACAACGCGGAGCTGTGGGCGGCCTCCGGTGGCGTGGACGTCGAGGACTTCAGCTACGACAACTTCACCGAGTCCATCGAACCCACCGACCGCGAGGCGGTGCTGGAGCGGCTCAGCTGGCTGCGCGCGAACTCCGGCGGTCGCTACCAGCCGGGTCCCTACGACCAGCTGGCGAAGGTGTTCCGCGGCAACGGGACCGAGGAGCACGCGGTCACCGTGATGATCGAGAAGCAGCGGCGCCGCTACCAGGCGATCGCCGCGGCCACCCGGCCGGTGTTCCGGTGGCCGGTGCGGCTGTGGAGCATGCTGCAGCTGGTGACGGTCAGCTACGGGTTCCGGCCGCTGCGGGCCATGATCTGGCTGGTGCTGCTCACCGCGGCGGGCACCACCTGGTTCAGCTTCCACGAGCTGGTGCCGATCAACGAGGAGGACCACCCGGTGTGGAACCCGTTCCTCTACACGGTCGACCAGCTGGTGCCGATCATCAACCTCGGCCACGACGTGATGTGGCGGGCCGAGGGGAGCTCGGAGTGGATCACGGTCGTGCTCATCGCGGCGGGCTGGGTCCTGGCCACCACGGTCGCCGCCGGCATCACCCGGGCGCTGCGCCGCGACCCGTGA